GAGCTTTTCTTCTGTTTCGGGAGTGAGTTCTCTTTTCTCTCTGATATCATCCAGTATATCCTGGTGTTTTTCATGCAAGAATCTAAGGAACTCCCTTTCGAATCTTCTGACCGCCTCCACAGGTAGGTCATCGAGATATCCTCTGACACCCGCAAATATCACGACGACCTGTTCTTCAACAGGCATTGGACTGTATTGTTCTTGTTTCAGAAGCTCCATGAGTCTTTGTCCTCTTATGATTTGGGCGCGCGTGGCCGGATCCAATTCCGTTGCAAACTGGGCAAAGGTTTCCAGTTCTCTGTACTGTGCGAGCTCTATTCTCAACATCCCAGCTACCTGCTTCATGGCCTTTATCTGTGCGGCACCACCTACCCTGGATACGGACAGACCTACGTTGATGGCCGGCCTTTGCCCCGCGTAGAACAATCCCGGCTCAAGGTATATCTGTCCGTCCGTAATGGATATCACGTTCGTTGGTATATAAGCAGATATGTCGTTTGCTTGTGTTTCAACGATCGGGAGTGCAGTCAAAGATCCTCCACCGAGTTTGTCGTCCAGACGGACTGCTCTTTCAAGAAGTCTGGAGTGCAAATAGAATATGTCTCCAGGGTACGCTTCTCTTCCGGGGGGTCTTCTCATGAGAAGCGAGAGTTGTCTGTAGGCAACGGCATGCTTCGAGAGGTCGTCGTACACCACAAGAGCATCTCTTCCAGAGTATGCGAAATACTCACCCATGGCGCATCCTGCGTAGGGTGCTATGTACTGGAGTGTTGCCGGGTCAGATGCGGAAGCTACCACCACGGTGGTGTATTCCATGGCTCCGTACTGCCTGAGCTTGTCTATGATTCTTGCTATGGCAGATTTTTTCTGACCGATGGCCACGTATATACAATAAACACCCTGTCCTTTCTGGTTGATGATTGTGTCGATGGCAATGGCGGTCTTTCCAGTTTGTCTGTCACCTATGATTAGCTCTCTTTGACCTCTGCCGATGGGAATCATGGAATCTATGGCCTTTATACCCGTCTGAAGGGGCGTGTCAACGGGTTTTCTGTAGATGACACCGGGGGCTTTTATCTCTATTGGCCTGAAATTCTTAGTGCTTATGGGTCCTTTCCCATCGAGGGGCTCTCCCAGGGGATTCACCACTCTTCCAAGGAGCTCTTCACCAACGGGTACTTCTATGATCCTTTTGAGCCTTCTGACGGTGTGTCCTTCCTTTATGTCTTTGTATTCACCGAGCACGATGATACCA
This sequence is a window from Thermotoga sp.. Protein-coding genes within it:
- the atpA gene encoding F0F1 ATP synthase subunit alpha, with the translated sequence MRINPGEITKVLEEKIRSFEEKIDLEDTGKVIQVGDGIARVYGLNKVMVSELVEFVETGVKGVAFNLEEDNVGIIVLGEYKDIKEGHTVRRLKRIIEVPVGEELLGRVVNPLGEPLDGKGPISTKNFRPIEIKAPGVIYRKPVDTPLQTGIKAIDSMIPIGRGQRELIIGDRQTGKTAIAIDTIINQKGQGVYCIYVAIGQKKSAIARIIDKLRQYGAMEYTTVVVASASDPATLQYIAPYAGCAMGEYFAYSGRDALVVYDDLSKHAVAYRQLSLLMRRPPGREAYPGDIFYLHSRLLERAVRLDDKLGGGSLTALPIVETQANDISAYIPTNVISITDGQIYLEPGLFYAGQRPAINVGLSVSRVGGAAQIKAMKQVAGMLRIELAQYRELETFAQFATELDPATRAQIIRGQRLMELLKQEQYSPMPVEEQVVVIFAGVRGYLDDLPVEAVRRFEREFLRFLHEKHQDILDDIREKRELTPETEEKLKKAIEEFKSLFRV